In Candidatus Desulfofervidus auxilii, one genomic interval encodes:
- a CDS encoding UPF0280 family protein, with protein sequence MRPFYKNKEAVYSTRFYRHWCQVRHLTSFSVTVKETDLWIKAQRVLISETKEAVFKYRAQLEKYIYFHPIFKKALFPLPLDPFAPKIVQRMLKASQNTGVGPMAAVAGAIAQAVGEELLLYSEEVVVENGGDIFLKNKTPMHISIFAGQSPLSGRIGIRIKPDSSPIAICTSSGKIGHSFSYGKADAVTVVAKDAALADAAATAIGNLINKKEDIQTGIKLAQKIKDIMGLLIILNEHLAIWGQIDLVKI encoded by the coding sequence ATGAGACCATTTTATAAAAATAAAGAGGCTGTTTATTCCACCCGTTTTTATCGCCATTGGTGCCAGGTAAGACATTTAACCAGCTTTTCGGTCACAGTAAAAGAGACAGATTTATGGATTAAGGCCCAAAGAGTGCTTATTTCTGAAACAAAGGAAGCTGTTTTTAAATATCGTGCTCAATTAGAAAAATATATTTACTTCCATCCCATTTTTAAAAAAGCCCTTTTCCCCTTGCCTTTAGACCCCTTTGCCCCTAAAATAGTGCAAAGAATGCTTAAAGCATCTCAAAATACAGGTGTAGGGCCGATGGCTGCGGTAGCCGGAGCCATTGCCCAAGCAGTGGGTGAGGAACTGTTATTATATTCAGAAGAAGTCGTGGTAGAAAATGGGGGGGATATATTTCTAAAAAATAAAACTCCTATGCATATAAGCATATTTGCTGGTCAATCGCCTCTGAGTGGACGAATTGGGATAAGAATTAAACCTGATTCTAGCCCTATCGCTATTTGCACTTCTTCTGGTAAAATTGGCCATTCATTTAGCTATGGTAAGGCAGATGCTGTAACTGTGGTAGCCAAAGATGCTGCTCTAGCAGATGCTGCGGCTACGGCTATTGGGAATTTAATAAATAAAAAAGAGGACATTCAGACAGGAATTAAATTAGCTCAAAAAATAAAGGATATAATGGGACTGCTCATTATTTTGAATGAGCACTTAGCTATATGGGGTCAAATTGATTTAGTTAAAATATAA
- a CDS encoding HIT family protein, translating into MEHLWAPWRMEYILGEKESGCIFCPDARQGTDEENLILFKGNLTMVMMNKYPYNNGHLLVSPLRHVPCLDDLRIEELTDLMLKIRACLKFLKREMHPDGFNVGLNIGETAGAGMAEHLHFHIVPRWNGDTSYMTVLGEIRVIPEHLKATYKRLKPYFDKLKKEES; encoded by the coding sequence ATGGAACATTTATGGGCTCCATGGCGGATGGAATATATTCTAGGAGAAAAAGAATCAGGTTGTATTTTTTGTCCAGATGCTCGTCAGGGCACAGACGAAGAAAATCTTATCTTATTTAAAGGTAATCTTACCATGGTCATGATGAACAAATATCCTTACAATAATGGTCATCTTTTGGTTTCTCCTCTACGGCATGTTCCTTGTCTAGACGATTTAAGGATTGAGGAACTAACAGATTTGATGCTCAAAATTAGAGCTTGTTTAAAATTTCTCAAAAGAGAAATGCATCCTGACGGATTCAATGTAGGACTTAATATAGGTGAAACTGCTGGGGCTGGGATGGCGGAACATTTACATTTTCATATTGTTCCTCGTTGGAATGGTGATACCAGTTATATGACCGTATTAGGAGAAATCCGGGTGATTCCTGAACACCTCAAGGCCACTTATAAACGGCTTAAACCATATTTTGATAAACTAAAAAAGGAGGAGAGCTAA
- a CDS encoding LapA family protein, producing MRWLKAILLIIFFGLGIIFIIQNLEFFNQTAQFEFNLYFIHFISIPLKFYILLILSFFLGSIFGMFYTFKGWLKKRRELKSKDKEIKRLKEELDSLRNLPLTGEKVEGT from the coding sequence ATGCGATGGTTGAAAGCTATTTTACTAATAATATTTTTCGGATTAGGTATAATTTTTATTATCCAAAACCTGGAATTTTTTAATCAAACAGCTCAATTTGAGTTTAATTTATATTTCATTCATTTTATCTCTATTCCCTTGAAATTTTATATTCTTTTGATTTTATCTTTCTTTTTAGGCAGTATTTTTGGTATGTTTTATACTTTTAAGGGATGGCTTAAAAAAAGAAGGGAATTAAAGAGCAAAGATAAAGAAATAAAAAGACTTAAAGAGGAACTAGATTCCTTGCGTAACCTTCCTTTAACAGGAGAAAAGGTAGAAGGCACATAA
- a CDS encoding tetratricopeptide repeat protein, giving the protein MEWPVWIFPLLLITLIIGFFFGRRFSPKDIQEAKESKIAFLTGFRYLLSKESDRAIEAFMKAVRLDTETVETYFALASLFRDKGEIERAISIHQSIITRPRLDEAIRLQALYDLALDYKKAGLFDRAIDVFKEVIRRNPQKKEAYLELANVYQVLKDWAAAYTVIQRLDKITGEDHSIMLAHFQTEIGKKLQMEDKRRAEDAFKKAIKINKKCIDAYLHLGDLYFEQKNIKKALSIWEEVIKISPEYSFLVYSRLEKIISEIKEERVFRKFIQNLEKKRERDIYSALFISKYYLGGKNLEKAEAFVNEVLQKAPTSVGARQLLSQIFLEKGEVQKAISLLTQISQNLLPQKSYQCSQCGYEATKLSWWCPQCQRWDTIKPKGIF; this is encoded by the coding sequence ATGGAGTGGCCTGTTTGGATTTTTCCCCTTCTTTTGATTACTCTAATAATTGGTTTCTTTTTCGGTAGACGCTTTTCTCCTAAAGACATTCAGGAGGCAAAAGAGAGTAAAATTGCCTTTCTTACCGGATTTCGCTATCTTCTCTCTAAAGAATCTGATAGGGCTATTGAAGCCTTTATGAAGGCAGTTAGATTAGATACAGAAACAGTAGAAACCTACTTTGCCTTAGCCAGCCTTTTTAGAGATAAAGGAGAAATTGAACGCGCTATTAGTATTCATCAAAGTATTATTACCCGTCCTCGGTTAGATGAGGCTATTAGGCTTCAGGCCTTATATGATTTGGCTTTAGATTATAAAAAGGCAGGTCTATTTGATAGGGCTATTGATGTCTTTAAAGAAGTGATACGAAGAAACCCCCAGAAAAAAGAGGCATATTTAGAGCTGGCGAATGTTTATCAAGTTTTAAAGGATTGGGCTGCTGCCTATACAGTTATTCAACGCCTAGATAAAATTACAGGAGAGGATCATAGTATTATGCTTGCCCACTTCCAGACAGAAATAGGGAAAAAATTGCAAATGGAAGATAAAAGAAGGGCAGAAGATGCCTTTAAAAAGGCCATAAAAATTAACAAAAAATGCATTGATGCCTATCTTCATTTAGGTGATTTATACTTTGAACAAAAAAATATAAAGAAGGCCCTTAGTATATGGGAGGAGGTTATAAAAATCTCTCCAGAATACAGCTTTTTGGTCTATTCTCGGTTGGAAAAAATTATTTCTGAGATAAAAGAAGAAAGAGTTTTTAGAAAATTTATTCAGAATTTAGAGAAAAAGAGAGAACGTGACATTTATTCTGCTCTTTTTATCAGTAAATATTATTTAGGAGGAAAAAACTTGGAGAAGGCAGAGGCATTTGTGAATGAGGTGTTACAGAAAGCACCTACCTCCGTAGGGGCACGCCAGTTATTGAGTCAAATTTTTTTAGAAAAAGGGGAGGTTCAAAAAGCCATCTCTCTTTTAACTCAAATCTCTCAAAACTTGCTGCCTCAAAAGAGCTATCAATGTAGCCAGTGTGGGTATGAAGCAACTAAGCTTTCCTGGTGGTGTCCTCAATGTCAGAGGTGGGATACCATAAAACCTAAGGGAATTTTTTAA
- a CDS encoding Uma2 family endonuclease has protein sequence MDTAVKKPIKFTYEDYLHFPEDKRYEIIDGEVHMVPSPVPHHQMVLGNLYLRLCEFVDKKGIGEVYLAPLDVVLSEIDVVQPDIMFISKERLNIITEKNIQGAPDLIVEIISPTSEYRDRVIKRKLYSKYEVKEYWLVDLEKKEIEVMALGESGLETVKIYKKTDILESLVLKGIKIKLNDIF, from the coding sequence ATGGATACAGCAGTGAAAAAGCCTATAAAGTTCACATACGAAGATTATCTTCACTTTCCCGAGGACAAGAGGTATGAGATTATTGATGGGGAGGTTCATATGGTTCCATCGCCAGTGCCACACCATCAAATGGTTTTAGGAAATTTATATTTAAGATTGTGTGAATTTGTTGACAAAAAAGGCATAGGAGAGGTTTATCTTGCCCCTTTAGATGTAGTCCTTTCAGAGATAGATGTAGTTCAGCCAGATATTATGTTTATCTCCAAAGAAAGACTAAATATTATAACAGAGAAAAATATTCAGGGTGCACCTGACCTTATTGTTGAGATTATCTCACCTACTTCTGAATATAGAGATAGGGTCATAAAGAGAAAGCTTTATAGCAAATATGAAGTAAAGGAGTATTGGTTAGTAGACCTTGAGAAGAAAGAGATTGAAGTCATGGCGTTAGGAGAAAGTGGTCTTGAGACAGTAAAAATTTATAAAAAAACAGATATCTTAGAATCTTTAGTCCTTAAAGGGATAAAAATAAAATTGAATGATATCTTTTAG